A genomic segment from Chloroflexota bacterium encodes:
- the arsM gene encoding arsenite methyltransferase, giving the protein MTVLPTTSSEQIKLQVRDRYGRLAEDVLERPEPVGCGCAPAESLSDGDVIFLQDGASSCCGPEQQVLDADHASRLYEQGELATLPDSVTAASLGCGNPMAIAALKPGQVVMDLGSGGGIDCFLAGRQVGPEGRVIGLDMTPQMIELAEQNRAKLGAAAANVSFQLGEMEAMPLPDSSVDVMISNCVINLSPDKDAVFREAFRVLRPGGYLAVSDIVTLQPLPEQLATSLSAWSECVAGALDVGDYTRKLEEAGFERVAVAELSSKDFQGGEAPALVTGDLDRWVASARILAYRPLDNGQLSIGE; this is encoded by the coding sequence ATGACAGTGCTACCTACCACCAGTTCGGAACAGATCAAGTTGCAGGTTCGTGATCGCTATGGCAGACTCGCCGAGGATGTATTGGAGCGCCCTGAACCGGTTGGGTGCGGGTGTGCGCCGGCGGAGTCGTTATCCGATGGCGATGTGATTTTTCTCCAGGACGGGGCATCCAGTTGCTGCGGTCCCGAACAGCAAGTCCTCGACGCGGACCACGCCAGCCGGCTCTATGAACAGGGAGAACTGGCGACTCTACCTGATAGTGTCACGGCGGCCTCTCTCGGCTGTGGAAACCCAATGGCCATCGCCGCGCTCAAGCCTGGCCAGGTGGTGATGGACCTGGGATCGGGCGGCGGAATCGATTGTTTTCTGGCCGGGCGTCAAGTCGGCCCGGAAGGGCGTGTCATCGGCCTGGACATGACCCCGCAGATGATCGAGTTGGCCGAGCAGAACAGAGCCAAGCTTGGTGCGGCGGCAGCCAATGTCAGTTTTCAATTGGGCGAGATGGAGGCGATGCCCTTGCCAGACAGCAGTGTCGACGTCATGATCTCCAACTGTGTTATCAACCTCTCTCCTGACAAGGACGCTGTTTTTCGAGAGGCTTTCCGGGTGTTGCGCCCGGGTGGTTATCTGGCAGTTTCCGACATCGTGACTCTGCAGCCTTTGCCCGAACAGCTGGCTACCAGCCTTTCCGCCTGGTCCGAATGTGTAGCGGGCGCCCTTGATGTGGGTGACTATACTCGAAAACTGGAGGAGGCTGGCTTCGAGCGCGTGGCAGTTGCAGAGCTTTCATCCAAGGATTTCCAGGGGGGAGAAGCGCCCGCTCTGGTGACAGGTGACCTGGATCGCTGGGTAGCCAGTGCCCGGATTCTGGCATATAGACCCCTGGATAATGGTCAATTGTCAATTGGTGAATAG
- a CDS encoding RimK family alpha-L-glutamate ligase, protein MHVLILNQVFETYGTERLVQALKARKHTVKLLRPLDCTVHVGDVGGGVIYEGQRVDDADAVLLRCAAYTRYGLTIVRTFESAVATQLESAGLICINQPQAKLHAHDKFLSMQLLQRAGIPIPLSVLTWDPASLEQAVSEYLDTPVILKTRQGSLGIGVMRADTVESALAIHDTMRTVERILIAQQYLVEGDGQDIRVIVLGNEVLGAFRRTARPGEFRANIHRGGTAEIIELPEGYAQMAVRAAKALELDLAGVDIIETERGPVVLEVNPSAGWQQLEKHSDIDVATRIVAYLEGKVAV, encoded by the coding sequence ATGCACGTACTTATCCTCAATCAGGTATTCGAAACCTACGGTACGGAGCGCCTGGTCCAGGCACTGAAAGCCCGGAAGCACACGGTCAAGCTGCTGCGGCCGCTGGATTGCACTGTGCATGTTGGCGATGTCGGCGGCGGCGTGATCTATGAGGGTCAGCGGGTTGACGATGCCGACGCTGTCCTTCTGCGCTGCGCCGCGTACACGCGCTATGGCCTGACTATCGTGCGAACCTTCGAATCGGCCGTTGCGACCCAACTCGAATCGGCGGGGTTAATCTGTATAAACCAACCCCAGGCCAAACTTCACGCCCATGATAAATTCCTATCCATGCAACTTCTGCAACGGGCTGGTATCCCTATCCCTCTTTCGGTGCTCACCTGGGATCCGGCCAGCCTGGAACAGGCGGTTTCCGAATACCTGGACACACCGGTGATCCTTAAAACGAGACAGGGCAGCCTGGGAATCGGCGTGATGCGAGCCGACACCGTTGAGTCAGCCCTGGCCATCCACGATACCATGCGTACGGTGGAGCGTATCCTCATAGCGCAACAGTACCTGGTCGAGGGGGATGGGCAGGATATTCGGGTGATAGTCCTGGGAAATGAAGTGCTCGGGGCCTTTCGGCGCACGGCGCGACCGGGGGAATTTCGCGCTAACATCCACCGGGGAGGAACGGCGGAGATCATAGAGCTACCCGAAGGCTATGCACAAATGGCGGTCAGGGCTGCCAAAGCCCTGGAACTGGATCTGGCAGGGGTAGATATCATTGAAACAGAGCGGGGCCCGGTGGTCCTTGAAGTGAATCCCAGCGCTGGTTGGCAACAGCTCGAGAAGCACTCCGATATCGACGTGGCAACGCGAATCGTGGCGTACCTGGAGGGAAAGGTAGCTGTTTGA
- a CDS encoding family 16 glycosylhydrolase, whose protein sequence is MTGTLLRDDFSAGLSDRWNRSSPAGGSLTVTGQTVRLVNRDTTPRRYSNAQIDDYVTLPRNRFPWSPPLTLIVRARFSHPSPERESNSDCDFQYLPDPDGGPILSGTAGFGFWNEPMSLPVRQNQPMFARPRAIWFFYASPPSNMKLDMDAPGCGWKAAAIDASRWPFLALAPSMPISIPLMNLPGAYRRLWPIGQRAIRVSEAVVPVKMTDWHTYVIHWNEQVARFLVDDQVIMDCNRAPRGPLGLVIWLDNRFMIITPQGRLRWGLLEQPGCQWLELDYLTIKSGSQARAHHS, encoded by the coding sequence TTGACTGGCACCCTGCTTCGTGACGATTTTTCCGCAGGGCTCAGCGACCGGTGGAACCGGTCCAGTCCGGCTGGAGGATCGCTGACAGTGACCGGCCAAACGGTGCGGCTGGTCAACCGGGATACCACGCCCCGGCGCTACAGCAACGCCCAGATCGACGACTACGTTACCCTGCCGCGCAACCGATTTCCCTGGTCGCCGCCGCTGACGTTGATCGTGCGGGCTCGCTTCTCCCATCCTTCGCCTGAAAGGGAGAGCAACAGCGATTGTGATTTCCAGTATCTGCCCGATCCCGATGGCGGACCCATCCTGAGTGGCACGGCTGGTTTCGGCTTCTGGAACGAACCGATGTCATTGCCAGTCCGCCAGAATCAACCGATGTTCGCAAGACCCCGGGCTATCTGGTTCTTCTACGCCTCCCCGCCCAGCAACATGAAGTTGGATATGGATGCCCCGGGCTGCGGCTGGAAAGCAGCTGCGATCGATGCCTCCCGATGGCCCTTCCTTGCGCTGGCGCCAAGCATGCCGATCTCCATTCCATTAATGAATCTGCCCGGGGCCTACCGGCGGCTGTGGCCGATCGGTCAGCGCGCCATCCGGGTCAGCGAGGCGGTCGTTCCTGTCAAGATGACCGACTGGCACACCTATGTCATCCACTGGAATGAACAAGTTGCCCGCTTTCTGGTCGACGACCAGGTGATCATGGACTGCAACAGGGCGCCCCGGGGTCCTCTGGGGCTGGTCATCTGGCTGGACAATCGTTTCATGATAATCACCCCTCAAGGTCGTCTTCGATGGGGTTTGCTGGAACAGCCCGGCTGCCAGTGGCTGGAACTGGATTATTTGACCATCAAGAGCGGTTCGCAAGCCAGGGCGCACCACTCTTGA
- a CDS encoding SDR family oxidoreductase has protein sequence MTAVVSGSTSGIGEATALAFAAEGADVLIHGRDADAAAKIASQVRQLGRRAPVVLEDLSTLSGITALVDQAWQLLGGQVDIWINNAGADILIGQNLHLPYAERLQRLLDVDLRAAVLCSHLAGARMSEQGSGHIINIGWDQAWNGGTGTESGQLFAAAKAGIMGFTKALARGLAPTVRVNCLAPGWIETGWGEQVSRDLHEQLRLQTPLQRWGTPADVAAVAVYLASDAAGFLTGQVLMINGGVVM, from the coding sequence ATGACTGCTGTTGTCAGCGGCAGCACCAGCGGTATCGGCGAGGCCACAGCCCTCGCATTTGCCGCCGAGGGTGCCGACGTGCTGATCCACGGACGGGACGCCGATGCTGCCGCTAAAATCGCCTCACAAGTAAGGCAACTGGGACGCCGCGCACCGGTCGTGCTGGAGGACCTGTCGACACTCTCCGGGATCACCGCGTTGGTCGACCAGGCCTGGCAACTCCTAGGCGGCCAGGTCGACATCTGGATCAACAACGCTGGCGCCGATATCCTGATCGGGCAAAACCTTCACCTTCCCTATGCCGAACGCCTGCAACGATTGCTCGATGTTGACCTGCGGGCTGCCGTTCTCTGTTCTCACCTGGCTGGGGCTCGAATGTCCGAGCAGGGCTCCGGTCACATCATCAATATCGGTTGGGATCAAGCATGGAACGGTGGCACAGGCACAGAGAGCGGTCAGCTTTTCGCAGCCGCCAAGGCGGGCATCATGGGTTTTACCAAGGCCCTGGCTCGCGGCCTGGCACCAACCGTTCGCGTCAATTGCCTGGCACCTGGCTGGATCGAAACTGGTTGGGGAGAGCAAGTCAGCCGGGACCTGCACGAACAACTGCGTCTCCAGACACCTTTACAGCGCTGGGGAACGCCTGCAGACGTGGCAGCTGTGGCCGTTTATCTGGCCTCCGATGCAGCTGGCTTCCTGACGGGTCAGGTTCTCATGATCAACGGCGGCGTGGTGATGTAG
- a CDS encoding class I SAM-dependent methyltransferase yields MTSRKLPPLGRLYLWATRRLYNEFAWAYDLAAWIVSLGRWGGWRRLALEYVETGPVLEVGFGTGELLMEMSRRNWPALGIDLSPAMHRISAHKMHCAGLWVPLVRGRTQRMPFDDESCGSIISTFPAEFIVDPVTQQEFARILRPGGRAIIIDSVVLNNSRVWNWSGRLLFGGPSDPLLDPGEKQTTATGLRASVVVRDDPPWQVPVILLEKPIDWHPAS; encoded by the coding sequence GTGACTTCTCGCAAACTGCCCCCCCTGGGACGGCTTTACCTATGGGCTACCCGCAGACTCTACAACGAATTCGCGTGGGCATACGACCTGGCGGCCTGGATCGTGAGCCTGGGACGGTGGGGTGGCTGGCGCCGTCTGGCTCTCGAATATGTGGAAACCGGCCCTGTTCTGGAGGTGGGTTTCGGCACGGGTGAACTGTTGATGGAAATGAGCCGTCGCAATTGGCCTGCGCTCGGCATCGATCTTTCACCTGCCATGCACCGTATCAGCGCCCACAAGATGCACTGTGCCGGTCTTTGGGTGCCTCTTGTCCGGGGCCGCACGCAACGCATGCCCTTCGATGATGAAAGCTGTGGCAGCATCATCTCTACCTTTCCGGCAGAGTTTATCGTGGATCCCGTTACCCAACAGGAGTTTGCCCGCATACTGCGGCCCGGCGGACGAGCTATTATCATCGATTCGGTTGTGTTGAACAATTCCCGGGTCTGGAACTGGTCAGGACGCCTGCTGTTCGGAGGTCCAAGCGATCCGCTGCTGGACCCTGGCGAAAAGCAGACCACGGCGACAGGATTACGCGCCAGCGTCGTCGTTCGCGACGATCCTCCCTGGCAGGTGCCGGTGATTCTACTGGAGAAGCCCATTGACTGGCACCCTGCTTCGTGA